ATTTGGCCAGGAAACTATCCATCGAAAGAAAGAACTTCGGCAAAATTCCCAGCGGTTGCGAATTGCCCAATCTGCTTGATGTACAGCTGAAGTCTTATGATGATTTTTTACAGGGCAATGTCGATCCCGATAAAAGAGCTCGCCAGGGATTACAGCAAATTTTTCAGGATATATTTCCTATTTCTGACATCCGGGAGAATTATACCCTGGAGTTTGTCAGCTATCAAATGGGTACCCGGAGGTATTCCATTGCCGAGTGTCAGGAACGGAATATGTCCTATGCCGCTCCGTTAAAGGCTGCCCTGCGTCTTGTCAGCCGCGAAGGCGAGGGAGAGGAAAAACAGGTTAAGGATATTATTGAGCAGGAAGTTTACCTGGGCGAACTGCCAACAATGACCAGCCGTGGAACTTTTGTTATTAACGGTTCAGAGAGAGTCATCGTTTCTCAATTGCATCGCTCTCCCGGTGTTTTCTTCAATGAAGGCATTCATCCCAATGGAAAGCATATATTTTCAGCGCGTATTATACCATATCGGGGCAGCTGGGTGGAATTTACGACCGACATTAATGACATCATGTTCGTGCATATTGACTCCCGCAGGAAAATTCACGCTACCGCTTTACTGCGCGCAATTGGATATTCCACAAATGAAGAAATACTCGATATCTTTTATGACATTTCCAAAGTAAGCCTGGCCGGGAAAAAGGCAGCCGAGCTTCCGGGGAATTTCGCGGCGGAGAGCGTTGTGAATACGGAAACCGAAGAAACTATTGTTACTGCCGGTGAGACGATTACCGAAGTGATTCTCGATAAATTGAAAGATGTTAAGCACAAGAAACTAAAAGTCTTAATGGTCGATGAACATCGGGAAGCCTACGTCATTATTAATACTCTGGCCAAAGACACCACCGCAAATCGGGAGGATGCTCTCAATAAGATTTATTCTCTGATGCGACCGGGGGAACCGCCGACGATAGAAATGGCCGAATCCTTATTGGAAAAACTGTTCTTTAATGAAAAGAGATACGATTTGGGCGAAGTCGGCCGATATATGATAAATCAACGACTCAAACTGGATATTCCTCTTGAGCATACGACTCTCGATAATAAGGATTTCATCAGCATTATCAAATGCCTGGTCGCTTTGCGCAATGGGCATGGATTCGTTGATGATATTGATCATTTGGGTAATCGCCGCGCCAGGACGGTCGGCGAATTATTGTCAAACCTGTATTCGGTGGGACTTTCCCGGGTTGCTCGCAATATCAGAGAACGAATGAGCCTGAAAGACTCTGACCCCCAGACTCCCCAGACGCTGGTCAATGCCCGTACTGTTTCATCGGTTATTGAGACATTCTTCGGATCTTCGCAGCTATCTCAATTTATGGATCAAACCAATCCTCTGATGGAATTGACTCATAAGAGAAGATTGTCGGCTCTGGGTCCGGGAGGTTTGACACGTGAGCGAGCCGGTTTTGAAGTCCGCGACGTGCACCATACGCATTATGGCCGATTGTGTCCGGTAGAAACTCCGGAAGGTCCGAATATCGGTCTGATAGTTTCCCTGGCGACTTATGGTCGGATTAACAAATACGGTTTTATCGAAACGCCCTATCGCAAATTCAAGAATGGAAAATTCACCGGCGATATTAAATATCTGGCGGCCGATGAGGAGGATCGTCATATTATCGCTCAGGCCAACGAACCGATGGATAAGAATAATCGGTTCGTAAATGAAATGATTATCTGCCGTCATCGGGATGACTATCCGGTCGTTCTCGCCAAAGAAGTTGAATATATGGACGTTAGTCCCAATCAGCTGGTCTCCGTGGCTGCGTCGCTGATACCATTTCTGGAACATGATGACGCTAACCGCGCTCTTATGGGTTCCAATATGCAACGTCAGGCGGTCCCGCTTTTGAGATGCACCGCTCCCTATGTCGGAACCGGAATGGAACGGAAGGTTGCCACTGACACGGGAGTAACTGTTATCGCTAAACGTACCGGTAAAGCGATTTATGTTGATTCCCAAAAAGTGATCGTTCGTCCTGACGTAAAATCCAAACCGGATGAACTGGGTTATTACGAGGACGATGTATATGATCTGACTAAGTTCCAGCGCTCGAATCAGGATACCTGCATAAATCAGCATCCCGTTATTGAGGTTGGGGATGCGGTGGAAGCAGGCGATCTAATCGCCGATGGTCCTTCTACCGACGCCGGCGAGTTGGCTTTGGGAAGGAATGTTCTGGTCGCTTTTATGCCCTGGCTGGGTTATAACTTTGAGGATGCTATTATTCTTTCGGAACGGATGATTAAAGATGATGTCTTTACATCAATTCATATTGAGGAATTCGAACTCCAGGTCAGAGATACCAAGCGGGGCTCCGAAGAGATTACTCGTGAAATCCCCAATGTATCCGAAGAAGCGCTTCTCAATCTGGATGAGAACGGTATTATCAGATCGGGCGCGGAAGTTGAAGCTGGAGATATTCTCGTTGGAAAAGTAACTCCTAAGGGCGAAACCGAACTATCTCCTGAAGAACGGCTTCTCAGGGCAATTTTCGGCGAAAAGGCGGGTGATGTCAGAGACGCTTCTCTCAAGGCGCCTCCCGGTATGCGGGGGATAGTCGTTGATACCAAGGTGTTTTCCCGCAAGGAAAGAACCGAAGAAGCCAAAAAATATGAAAAACAAAATATTGCCAATATAAAGAAAGAATACAATCGGCTTTTTCAGGATATCGCATCCTATCGTAATCAAAGGTTGGGTGAGATTTTGGATGGCAAGACATCCGGAACAGTGCGTTCAATTGTTGATAATTCCGTTATGATTCGGGCCGGACACAAGTACAAAAAAGAAGATCTTGCCGATTTTGATTTCGACCTAATAATCGCTCCGGATGGTTTTACAAACGAAAATGCCGTCAATAAGCGGGTGGATAAAATTATTGGTGAGGCGTCCACCTTACTGGCTAATAAACGCGCGGAAATGGAAGTTGAAATCGATAAAGTCGAGCGTGGCGCCGAATTGTCTCCTGGTGTCAAGCAATTGGTCAAAGTGCAGGTTGCCATAAAGCGTAAAATATCCGTGGGTGACAAGATGGCCGGACGTCACGGTAATAAGGGAGTCGTTTCAAAAATAGTACCGGAAGAGGATATGCCCTATCTCGAGGACGGCATGCCGGTCGATATTATCCTGAATCCGCTGGGCGTCCCTTCGCGTATGAACGTCGGGCAGCTATTGGAAACACATCTTGGAGCAGCTGCGGCTAAATTAAACGTTCATTACGCGACCCCGGTTTTTGACGGCGCCAGCCTGTCTGAGATTAAAGACGAATTAAAAGCGGCCGGTATTGATGAGGATGGCAAAGCCTGGCTCTATGATGGTCGTACCGGTGAGAGATTTGATAATCGAATTACGGTTGGCCAGATTTACATGCTTAAACTGTCGCATCTGGTCGATGATAAGATTCATGCCCGGAGTATTGGACCTTATTCGTTGGTAACGCAGCAGCCTTTGGGCGGAAAAGCACAGTTTGGCGGACAACGATTTGGCGAAATGGAAGTATGGGCTCTTGAAGCATACGGCGCCGCTTTCACGCTTCAGGAAATGCTGACCGTCAAATCTGATGATGTCGCCGGGCGTAGCAAGATTTATGAATCGATCGTCAAAGGGGAAAATCCTCCGGAACCGGGAATACCGGAGTCGTTTAATGTTTTGGTCAAGGAGCTGCAGGCTCTAGGACTCGACGTTACTTTGATGGAAAAAACTGACCCGAGCGGTCCCAAATAAAGGAGTGTTTTCGTGCTGAACATAGTGGGAAAAATGCAAAAAAAAGCTCCAAACTTTAAGGCCATCCAGATAAGACTGGCCTCTCCCGAGACGGTTCTATCCTGGTCTTACGGTGAAGTAACCAAGCCGGAAACCATTAACTATCGCTCATTCAAGCCGGAACGAGACGGTTTGTTTTGTGAGCGTATTTTTGGACCGGTAAAAGATTGGGAATGCAACTGCGGAAAATATAAACGGATTCGTTTCCGCGGGATAGTTTGCGACCGTTGCGGGGTCGAAGTTACCCAGGCTAAAGTGCGCCGTGAAAGAATGGGCCATATCGAATTGGCCGTGCCGGTTTCGCATATATGGTATTTCAAATCGCTGCCTTCTCGAATCGGTCATCTGATTGACTTATCGGTCCGCGAACTTGAAAAGATTCTCTATTACGAATCATATATCATCATTGATCCGGGAAATACTCCTTATAAGGAAGGAGATATCATACCGGAAGAAGAGTATTTTGAACTCGAAGAAGCCGGGAAGGAATTTGAAGCTGATATGGGCGCCCCGGCGGTTATTAAACTGCTTGAGAAAATTGATTTGGAAGATTTGGCGGTTACTTTAAGAGTGCAGATAAAAAATGAAACGTCGGTCCAGCGAAAAAAAGATAGCTTAAAACGGCTCCGAGTCGTTGAGGGATTTCGTCATTCGGGAAATCGTCCGGAATGGATGATAATGAAGGTTGTTCCAGTCATTCCTCCCGATCTTCGCCCGCTTGTTCCTCTCGAAGGGGGACGATTCGCGACTTCCGATTTGAATGATTTGTATCGCCGGGTTATTAACCGCAATAATCGACTCAAAAAGCTTATTGATATTCAGGCTCCGGAAGTAATTTTGAGAAACGAAAAAAGAATGCTTCAGGAAGCCGTCGATGCCTTGTTTGATAATGGCCGCAGAACGCATTCCGTCCGTGGTGACTCCAAGCGCCCCTTGCGTTCTTTGTCTGATTTATTAAAGGGAAAACAGGGTCGATTCCGCCAGAATCTTCTGGGTAAACGAGTTGATTATTCGGGACGTTCGGTAATCGTTGTCGGTCCGGACCTGAAGCTATATGAATGCGGACTGCCCAAGAATATGGCTCTGGAGTTATTCAAGCCTTTCATCATTATGAAGCTTGAAGAAAAAGGGTACGTGCAATCGGTCAAATCGGCCAAGCGTTTGGTCGAGCGCGAAAGGCCTGAAGTTTGGGATATCCTGGAAGAAATCATTGAAGATCATCCGGTCATGCTCAATCGCGCTCCAACCCTGCACCGTCTGGGAATTCAAGCCTTCTATCCTCGACTGGTCGAGGGCAAAGCGATTATGCTACATCCGCTAGTTTGCGCCGCTTTCAACGCTGACTTTGACGGCGACCAGATGGCGGTACACGTCCCGTTATCACTTGAAGCCCAGTTGGAAGCCCGAATCCTGATGTTGTCAACCAATAATATTCTCGTGCCATCGTCCGGACGTCCGATCGCTATTCCTTCGCAGGATATTGTTTTGGGATGCTATTATTTGACCAAGTTGCGTCCAAAGGCCAAGGGTGAAGGAAAGATTTTTTACGATGAGAATGAAGCTCTGTCGGCTCATGATGAAAACTTTATCGATACGCACGCCAAAATAAAAGTGCGGATGGATGGTCAATTAGTGGAAACTTCGGTCGGCCGCATCATTTTCAATCAGGTTGTTCCGGATAAACTAGGGTATTTTAATGACACCGCCACAAAGGCCAAGATTGAAGAACTCGTTTCACAATCATATCAGACTGTCGGACAAACCGAAACGGTGTATTTCCTGGATAATCTAAAAGATCTCGGTTTTCGTTGGGCAACTCGTTCCGGAGCAACTGTCTCAATCGACGATTTGATTATCCCCAAGCAAAAAAATGATCTGATTAAAACGGCTGAAAAGGAAGTCAATAAAATTCAGAAAAGATATATGCGCGGCGTAATTACCAACGGTGAAAGGTATAATCAGATTATTGATACCTGGACCCGCACCTCGACTACTGTCGCGGAAGTGATGTTTGATAATCTGGCGGCCGACCAGGACGGCTTTAATCCGGTCTATATGATGGCCGATTCCGGGGCAAGAGGCTCCAAAGAGCAGATTCGTCAGCTGGCCGGAATGCGCGGACTTATGGCCAAGCCGCAGAAGAAAATCACCGGTGGCGTTGGAGAAATCATTGAAAACCCGATTACGGCGAATTTCCGCGAAGGTCTGTCGGTGATGGAGTATTTTATCTCTACTCACGGTTCTCGAAAAGGTTTGGCCGATACCGCGCTGAAAACCGCCGACGCGGGATATCTTACCCGCCGGCTGGTCGATGTCGCTCAGGATGTCATCATTAGCGAATATGACTGCGAGACCATTCTTGGGCTTGACGTTACCGCACTTAAGGAGGGTGAAGAAGTCATCGAGTCCTTGGCCGATCGAATTTTAGGTCGAGTCATTCTCGAAGATGTTATCGATCCGGTTACCGAAGAAGTTATCCTTGAGGCCGGAAATGAAGTCAAGGAAGAAGACGCTCAAAGGATTGAAGAGGCGGGCGTTGAGTCGGTGAATATTCGTTCCGTCCTGACCTGCGAATCCGAGCGGGGCGCCTGTGCAAGCTGTTATGGAAGAAATCTCGGCACAAAAAAGATGATTGATATTGGGGAAGCTGTTGGAGTAATCGCGGCCCAGTCAATTGGTGAACCGGGCACGCAGTTAACTTTGAGAACCTTCCATATCGGTGGAACGGCTGAACAGATCGCCGGTCAATCTCAGGCAAAATCAAAACATGATGGCTTCGTCAAGTTTAATAATGTGCAGACAATATCTCGGAGTGACAGAGTTAAAGTCGTCAAGAATAGAAACGGTGAAATTCAAATCGTCGATAAGAATGGCAGGGGCTTGGGACGCTACGTTGTACCGTACGGTGCGGAATTGGCTCTTGGTGACGGTGATGAAATTGAGAAAAACGGAATCCTTTTTGAGTGGGATCCCTATTCAAACGTTATTATTACGGAAATCGGCGGGACCGTTAAATATAAGGATATCATTCCGGATATTTCCCTTAAAGAAGAAATTGACGAAACAACCGGTCAAATCCAGCCGATCATCATCGACACCAAAGAAAAAACACTTTTCCCGGCTATTACCATTTTAGATCCCAAGGGCAAAATTAAGGCCAATTATCGAATACCGACTGGCGCTAACTTGAGAGTCGTCGATCGCGAAAAAGTGACTCGAGGTATGGTCTTGGTGAAAATTGCCCGCGAAATTTCCAAAACTCGGGATATCACCGGTGGCTTGCCGAGGGTGGCCGAGCTGTTTGAGGCTCGTCGTCCCCACGACCCGGCGGTAATCTCCGAAATTGACGGCACTACAAAATTCGGTAAAATTGTCCGCGGTCAGCAGCAAATTTTTGTAGAAGGTGACGTTGGCGAAACCGAAGAATACCTGATTCCTCACGGAAAGCACCTGCATGTTCATGATGGTGATCGCGTCATGGCCGGTGAAAGGCTCTGTGAAGGCTCGATTGATCCGCATGATATTTTGCAGATTAAGGGCGTCGGCGCGGTGCAGGAATACCTGGTTAACGAAATTCAGGAGGTTTATCGACTCCAGGGCGTGAAGATTAATGATAAGCATATCGAGGTTATTGTCCGCCAAATGCTGCAGAAAGTTCGTGCCGAGGAAATCGGCGATACGACTTTCCTTGAAGGAGAGCAGGTAGATCGCGCCAAGTTCATGGAAGAAAATAACCGGGTAATCGCCGAGGGCGGAGAGCCGGCCACGTTTGAACCGTTGCTTCTGGGTATTACCAAGGCTTCTCTGTCGACCGAGAGCTTTATCTCGGCGGCATCGTTCCAGGAGACAACTCGAGTGCTGACCGAAGCCGCCGTGACCGGAAAAACCGATACCCTGCAGGGATTGAAAGAAAATGTAATTATCGGCCAGCTGATACCGGCCGGTACCGGTGTAGAGAAATACAGGAGTGTCCGGATTGAAGCTGAGGATGAACCCCTGGATGAATTGTTGGAGGAAGAATCTGAATCCGATGATTCAATGTTGAGCGATATTTTTCATAAAAACGCTTGACTTGCCGATACTAATTAGTATAA
This window of the Candidatus Zixiibacteriota bacterium genome carries:
- the rpoB gene encoding DNA-directed RNA polymerase subunit beta, which translates into the protein MARKLSIERKNFGKIPSGCELPNLLDVQLKSYDDFLQGNVDPDKRARQGLQQIFQDIFPISDIRENYTLEFVSYQMGTRRYSIAECQERNMSYAAPLKAALRLVSREGEGEEKQVKDIIEQEVYLGELPTMTSRGTFVINGSERVIVSQLHRSPGVFFNEGIHPNGKHIFSARIIPYRGSWVEFTTDINDIMFVHIDSRRKIHATALLRAIGYSTNEEILDIFYDISKVSLAGKKAAELPGNFAAESVVNTETEETIVTAGETITEVILDKLKDVKHKKLKVLMVDEHREAYVIINTLAKDTTANREDALNKIYSLMRPGEPPTIEMAESLLEKLFFNEKRYDLGEVGRYMINQRLKLDIPLEHTTLDNKDFISIIKCLVALRNGHGFVDDIDHLGNRRARTVGELLSNLYSVGLSRVARNIRERMSLKDSDPQTPQTLVNARTVSSVIETFFGSSQLSQFMDQTNPLMELTHKRRLSALGPGGLTRERAGFEVRDVHHTHYGRLCPVETPEGPNIGLIVSLATYGRINKYGFIETPYRKFKNGKFTGDIKYLAADEEDRHIIAQANEPMDKNNRFVNEMIICRHRDDYPVVLAKEVEYMDVSPNQLVSVAASLIPFLEHDDANRALMGSNMQRQAVPLLRCTAPYVGTGMERKVATDTGVTVIAKRTGKAIYVDSQKVIVRPDVKSKPDELGYYEDDVYDLTKFQRSNQDTCINQHPVIEVGDAVEAGDLIADGPSTDAGELALGRNVLVAFMPWLGYNFEDAIILSERMIKDDVFTSIHIEEFELQVRDTKRGSEEITREIPNVSEEALLNLDENGIIRSGAEVEAGDILVGKVTPKGETELSPEERLLRAIFGEKAGDVRDASLKAPPGMRGIVVDTKVFSRKERTEEAKKYEKQNIANIKKEYNRLFQDIASYRNQRLGEILDGKTSGTVRSIVDNSVMIRAGHKYKKEDLADFDFDLIIAPDGFTNENAVNKRVDKIIGEASTLLANKRAEMEVEIDKVERGAELSPGVKQLVKVQVAIKRKISVGDKMAGRHGNKGVVSKIVPEEDMPYLEDGMPVDIILNPLGVPSRMNVGQLLETHLGAAAAKLNVHYATPVFDGASLSEIKDELKAAGIDEDGKAWLYDGRTGERFDNRITVGQIYMLKLSHLVDDKIHARSIGPYSLVTQQPLGGKAQFGGQRFGEMEVWALEAYGAAFTLQEMLTVKSDDVAGRSKIYESIVKGENPPEPGIPESFNVLVKELQALGLDVTLMEKTDPSGPK
- the rpoC gene encoding DNA-directed RNA polymerase subunit beta', which gives rise to MQKKAPNFKAIQIRLASPETVLSWSYGEVTKPETINYRSFKPERDGLFCERIFGPVKDWECNCGKYKRIRFRGIVCDRCGVEVTQAKVRRERMGHIELAVPVSHIWYFKSLPSRIGHLIDLSVRELEKILYYESYIIIDPGNTPYKEGDIIPEEEYFELEEAGKEFEADMGAPAVIKLLEKIDLEDLAVTLRVQIKNETSVQRKKDSLKRLRVVEGFRHSGNRPEWMIMKVVPVIPPDLRPLVPLEGGRFATSDLNDLYRRVINRNNRLKKLIDIQAPEVILRNEKRMLQEAVDALFDNGRRTHSVRGDSKRPLRSLSDLLKGKQGRFRQNLLGKRVDYSGRSVIVVGPDLKLYECGLPKNMALELFKPFIIMKLEEKGYVQSVKSAKRLVERERPEVWDILEEIIEDHPVMLNRAPTLHRLGIQAFYPRLVEGKAIMLHPLVCAAFNADFDGDQMAVHVPLSLEAQLEARILMLSTNNILVPSSGRPIAIPSQDIVLGCYYLTKLRPKAKGEGKIFYDENEALSAHDENFIDTHAKIKVRMDGQLVETSVGRIIFNQVVPDKLGYFNDTATKAKIEELVSQSYQTVGQTETVYFLDNLKDLGFRWATRSGATVSIDDLIIPKQKNDLIKTAEKEVNKIQKRYMRGVITNGERYNQIIDTWTRTSTTVAEVMFDNLAADQDGFNPVYMMADSGARGSKEQIRQLAGMRGLMAKPQKKITGGVGEIIENPITANFREGLSVMEYFISTHGSRKGLADTALKTADAGYLTRRLVDVAQDVIISEYDCETILGLDVTALKEGEEVIESLADRILGRVILEDVIDPVTEEVILEAGNEVKEEDAQRIEEAGVESVNIRSVLTCESERGACASCYGRNLGTKKMIDIGEAVGVIAAQSIGEPGTQLTLRTFHIGGTAEQIAGQSQAKSKHDGFVKFNNVQTISRSDRVKVVKNRNGEIQIVDKNGRGLGRYVVPYGAELALGDGDEIEKNGILFEWDPYSNVIITEIGGTVKYKDIIPDISLKEEIDETTGQIQPIIIDTKEKTLFPAITILDPKGKIKANYRIPTGANLRVVDREKVTRGMVLVKIAREISKTRDITGGLPRVAELFEARRPHDPAVISEIDGTTKFGKIVRGQQQIFVEGDVGETEEYLIPHGKHLHVHDGDRVMAGERLCEGSIDPHDILQIKGVGAVQEYLVNEIQEVYRLQGVKINDKHIEVIVRQMLQKVRAEEIGDTTFLEGEQVDRAKFMEENNRVIAEGGEPATFEPLLLGITKASLSTESFISAASFQETTRVLTEAAVTGKTDTLQGLKENVIIGQLIPAGTGVEKYRSVRIEAEDEPLDELLEEESESDDSMLSDIFHKNA